Proteins from a genomic interval of Stenotrophomonas maltophilia R551-3:
- a CDS encoding AAA family ATPase, producing the protein MHHPSSIGDAPILHLMCGKIGAGKSTLSQQLAAQPRSVLISEDAWLAALYPDQIHSIADYLQCAAALRDVLTQHVRAILKAGVSVVLDFPFNTPASREWGRELFDSAGVAHQLHFLDVPDPICKARLRARNARGEHPFQASDEAFEQITRHFVAPAATEGFVVIRHLQDG; encoded by the coding sequence ATGCACCATCCTTCATCGATCGGCGATGCCCCGATCCTGCACCTGATGTGCGGCAAGATCGGCGCCGGCAAATCCACCTTGTCGCAGCAGTTGGCTGCACAGCCACGCAGCGTGCTGATCAGCGAAGACGCGTGGCTGGCGGCGCTGTATCCCGACCAGATCCATTCCATCGCCGATTACCTGCAGTGCGCGGCAGCCCTGCGCGACGTGCTGACGCAGCATGTACGCGCGATCCTGAAGGCAGGTGTTTCGGTCGTGCTCGATTTTCCGTTCAATACGCCGGCCAGCCGTGAATGGGGCCGCGAATTATTCGACTCGGCCGGCGTTGCCCATCAGCTCCATTTTCTCGACGTTCCCGACCCCATCTGCAAGGCGCGGCTGCGCGCACGCAACGCACGCGGTGAACACCCATTCCAGGCCAGCGACGAAGCGTTCGAGCAGATCACCCGCCACTTCGTGGCGCCTGCGGCGACGGAGGGCTTCGTGGTGATCCGCCATTTGCAGGATGGGTGA
- a CDS encoding ArsR/SmtB family transcription factor, whose protein sequence is MVHTSGSLVSVGALVGDQARAAMLLQLMDGRAYTAMELARVAGVTPQTASSHLRRLVEGDLLVAVAQGRHRYHRLASHEVADMLEGILRVADRTPSCTAAASRSMPALRKARSCYRHLAGVHAVAIADHLLQVGHVLPCEGHWQVSAGGADFLRGLGQPLADVFQQPLAVKPARYCRGCLDCTERRPHLAGVVGEAMLDSFVKNDWLRRVEARRELQLTPPGREAFWRLFGLAT, encoded by the coding sequence ATGGTCCATACCTCCGGTTCCCTTGTCAGTGTCGGTGCCCTGGTTGGCGACCAGGCACGCGCGGCCATGCTGCTGCAGCTGATGGATGGGCGGGCCTACACGGCGATGGAGCTGGCCCGCGTGGCAGGAGTGACGCCGCAGACGGCGAGCTCACACCTGCGCAGGTTGGTCGAGGGCGATCTGCTGGTGGCCGTCGCGCAGGGGCGCCATCGCTACCATCGGCTGGCCTCGCACGAGGTTGCCGACATGCTGGAGGGCATCCTGCGCGTTGCCGACCGCACGCCGTCCTGCACCGCTGCGGCATCACGCAGCATGCCGGCGCTGCGCAAGGCGCGCTCCTGCTACCGGCATCTGGCCGGCGTGCATGCGGTGGCCATCGCCGATCATCTGTTGCAGGTGGGGCATGTGCTTCCGTGCGAGGGGCATTGGCAGGTGAGCGCGGGTGGTGCCGACTTCCTGCGAGGGCTTGGCCAGCCGCTGGCCGATGTGTTTCAGCAGCCGCTGGCGGTCAAGCCGGCCCGCTACTGCCGGGGATGCCTGGACTGCACCGAGCGGCGCCCACACCTGGCGGGCGTGGTCGGCGAGGCGATGCTGGACAGCTTCGTGAAGAACGATTGGCTGCGGCGCGTCGAGGCACGGCGAGAGCTGCAGTTGACACCGCCCGGGCGCGAGGCCTTCTGGAGGTTGTTCGGTCTGGCGACCTGA
- a CDS encoding thioesterase family protein yields MAFFERLSDTRYLPTEHTGGAWNIREQHIAPAIGLLAHHLERDATARGHGFLIARLSYDILGTIPIEAMEAVVQVLRSGRTIELVEATLQHGGRPALRVRAWLMRPNDTETIAGTPLATIAPPESMPAWDPGTVWPGGFIQSVEIRRHDQGPGRASYWARAKHALLDGEPVSPLARAATLFDLSNGMAVRADPKEIAFPNLDLTAHLFGMPEGEWLGFDTSVSFGRQGLGLTSTVLHDARGPIGTLAQALTVRP; encoded by the coding sequence ATGGCCTTCTTCGAACGACTCAGCGACACCCGCTACCTGCCGACCGAACATACCGGCGGCGCCTGGAACATCCGCGAACAACATATCGCGCCTGCGATCGGCCTGTTGGCGCATCATCTGGAGCGCGATGCCACCGCACGTGGCCACGGCTTCCTGATCGCGCGCCTGTCCTACGACATTCTCGGCACCATCCCTATCGAAGCGATGGAAGCCGTCGTGCAGGTACTGCGCAGCGGTCGCACCATCGAGCTGGTCGAAGCCACGCTGCAGCATGGCGGCCGGCCGGCACTGCGCGTGCGCGCCTGGCTGATGCGTCCGAACGATACCGAGACCATCGCCGGCACACCGCTAGCAACCATTGCACCACCGGAGTCGATGCCGGCGTGGGATCCGGGCACGGTCTGGCCAGGGGGATTCATCCAAAGCGTAGAGATCCGCCGACACGACCAAGGGCCTGGACGCGCCAGCTACTGGGCGCGCGCAAAGCACGCACTGCTGGACGGCGAACCGGTCAGTCCGCTGGCCCGTGCAGCCACCCTGTTCGATCTGTCCAATGGCATGGCCGTGCGCGCCGATCCCAAGGAAATCGCCTTCCCCAACCTCGACCTGACCGCGCACCTGTTCGGCATGCCCGAAGGCGAGTGGCTGGGTTTTGACACCTCGGTGTCGTTCGGCCGCCAGGGCCTGGGCCTGACCAGCACGGTGCTGCACGATGCGCGCGGCCCGATCGGGACGCTCGCCCAGGCATTGACGGTACGTCCGTGA
- a CDS encoding alpha/beta hydrolase family protein, whose protein sequence is MRPLLRCALALGLLLPSTVLLGAPPTAARTLSGELQGAPWRLDVPAAWNGDLVMLAHGYEPVGVPRTTPMAANDSTAPLLAAGYAVAQSAYASQGWAVADAITDMEHLRQHALIELKHVRHTWMLGFSMGGTVAISTLERFPQHYTGGVSLCGANLSGEQIATELLTTLVAFDYFFPKAEGLQGAGLVSREAAALPQGELYQGIATALQHDPSHAALLARRLQVSPDVLAGTISLHALVLHELVTRSDGMPVGNIDVIYSGFGDDAAFNAGVQRIAAAPAAQAHVRNTLALTGALKRPLVIQFNHNDPTIVPHMQAVYPQLAARAGARPRPRVLQPAGEGHCGFSEAQVVEALKAVQH, encoded by the coding sequence ATGCGCCCCTTGCTTCGATGTGCCCTCGCCCTCGGCCTGCTGTTGCCATCGACGGTCTTGCTGGGTGCACCGCCCACGGCGGCACGCACGCTCAGTGGCGAGCTGCAGGGCGCGCCCTGGCGGCTGGATGTGCCGGCAGCCTGGAACGGCGACCTGGTGATGCTGGCCCATGGCTACGAACCGGTGGGTGTGCCTCGCACTACGCCGATGGCCGCCAATGACAGCACCGCGCCACTGTTGGCTGCGGGCTACGCGGTCGCGCAGAGTGCCTATGCAAGCCAGGGCTGGGCGGTGGCCGATGCGATCACCGACATGGAACACCTGCGCCAACATGCCCTGATTGAACTCAAGCATGTACGCCACACCTGGATGCTCGGATTCTCGATGGGGGGTACTGTCGCCATCAGTACCCTTGAACGCTTCCCGCAGCACTACACGGGCGGTGTTTCGCTCTGCGGCGCCAATCTCAGTGGCGAACAGATCGCGACCGAACTGCTGACTACACTGGTCGCGTTCGATTACTTCTTTCCCAAGGCCGAGGGCCTGCAGGGCGCAGGACTGGTATCGCGCGAGGCGGCGGCGCTGCCGCAGGGCGAGTTGTACCAGGGCATTGCCACTGCACTGCAGCACGATCCGTCGCACGCCGCATTGCTGGCGCGGCGGCTGCAGGTCTCCCCTGATGTACTGGCCGGCACGATCAGCCTGCACGCGCTGGTCCTGCACGAACTGGTCACGCGCAGCGACGGCATGCCGGTCGGCAACATCGACGTGATCTACAGCGGCTTCGGCGACGACGCCGCGTTCAACGCCGGCGTGCAGCGTATCGCTGCCGCGCCTGCGGCGCAGGCGCACGTTCGCAACACGCTGGCATTGACCGGCGCATTGAAGCGACCGCTGGTGATCCAGTTCAACCACAATGACCCGACCATCGTGCCGCACATGCAGGCGGTGTACCCGCAGTTGGCGGCACGGGCCGGCGCACGGCCACGGCCACGGGTGTTGCAGCCGGCGGGCGAAGGTCACTGTGGCTTCTCTGAGGCGCAGGTGGTCGAGGCCTTGAAGGCGGTGCAGCACTGA
- a CDS encoding AraC family transcriptional regulator, translating into MVDRLAILLERFSVTASVFHAGALCGINSLESEDEAGQLHLVRRGPVQVSHGQQTVQVEVPSLLLYPRPTPHRFSTDPQHGADMACANLHFEGGRLNPISAALPDFICLPLADLYGGHAALELLFEEAFEQRCGRAAMVNRLFEVVMIQVLRQLMEGGEMRGGLFAGLGHPRLRLALVAMHESPAQAWTLEDLADVAGMSRSVFAASFREAMGTTPGQYLQGWRVGLAQQALRQGRPLKRIADDVGYGSEAALSRAFKAHTGQSPRQWRGQARATAA; encoded by the coding sequence ATGGTCGACCGTCTCGCCATTCTGCTTGAGCGCTTTTCGGTCACCGCTTCGGTGTTCCATGCGGGTGCGCTGTGCGGCATCAACAGCCTGGAGAGTGAAGATGAGGCCGGCCAGCTGCATCTGGTGCGGCGCGGGCCGGTGCAGGTCAGCCACGGCCAGCAGACCGTGCAGGTCGAAGTGCCGAGCCTGCTGCTGTATCCGCGACCGACGCCGCACCGCTTCAGCACCGACCCACAGCATGGCGCCGACATGGCCTGCGCCAACCTGCACTTCGAAGGGGGCCGGCTGAATCCGATCAGCGCCGCGCTGCCCGATTTCATCTGCCTGCCCTTGGCGGATCTGTATGGCGGCCACGCGGCGCTGGAACTGCTGTTCGAAGAGGCCTTCGAGCAGCGTTGTGGCCGTGCGGCCATGGTCAACCGCCTGTTCGAGGTGGTGATGATCCAGGTGCTGCGCCAGCTGATGGAAGGTGGCGAGATGCGCGGTGGCCTGTTTGCCGGGCTCGGGCATCCGCGGCTGCGGCTGGCGCTGGTGGCCATGCACGAATCACCGGCACAGGCGTGGACGCTGGAAGATCTGGCCGACGTCGCCGGGATGTCGCGCAGTGTGTTCGCGGCCAGTTTCCGCGAGGCCATGGGAACCACTCCAGGCCAGTACCTGCAGGGCTGGCGGGTGGGCCTGGCGCAGCAGGCACTACGCCAGGGTAGGCCGCTGAAGCGGATTGCCGACGACGTGGGCTATGGCAGCGAAGCGGCGTTGTCGCGCGCGTTCAAGGCGCACACCGGGCAGTCGCCACGGCAGTGGCGCGGGCAGGCCCGTGCCACTGCGGCCTGA